In Eptesicus fuscus isolate TK198812 chromosome 23, DD_ASM_mEF_20220401, whole genome shotgun sequence, one genomic interval encodes:
- the RAN gene encoding GTP-binding nuclear protein Ran, giving the protein MAAQGEPQVQFKLVLVGDGGTGKTTFVKRHLTGEFEKKYVATLGVEVHPLVFHTNRGPIKFNVWDTAGQEKFGGLRDGYYIQAQCAIIMFDVTSRVTYKNVPNWHRDLVRVCENIPIVLCGNKVDIKDRKVKAKSIVFHRKKNLQYYDISAKSNYNFEKPFLWLARKLIGDPNLEFVAMPALAPPEVVMDPALAAQYEHDLEVAQTTALPDEDDDL; this is encoded by the exons ATGGCCGCCCAAGGAGAACCCCAAGTTCAGTTCAAA CTTGTACTGGTTGGCGACGGGGGgactgggaaaaccaccttcgtgaAACGCCACCTGACGGGCGAGTTCGAGAAGAAGTATGTCG CCACCCTGGGCGTGGAGGTGCACCCCCTCGTGTTCCACACCAACCGAGGGCCCATCAAGTTCAACGTGTGGGACACGGCCGGCCAGGAGAAGTTCGGGGGGCTGCGAGACGGCTACTACATCCAAG CCCAGTGTGCCATCATCATGTTCGATGTAACCTCGAGAGTCACTTACAAGAACGTGCCGAACTGGCATCGAGATCTGGTGCGCGTGTGTGAGAACATCCCCATCGTCTTGTGTGGCAACAAAGTGGACATCAAGGACAGGAAGGTGAAGGCCAAGTCCATTGTCTTCCACCGAAAGAAGAACCTCCAG TACTACGACATTTCTGCCAAAAGCAACTACAACTTTGAGAAGCCCTTCCTCTGGCTGGCTAGGAAACTCATCGGAGACCCGAACTTGGAGTTCGTCGCCATGCCTGCTCTCGCCCCCCCAGAGGTGGTCATGGACCCCGCGCTGGCAGCACAGTACGAGCACGACCTCGAG GTTGCTCAGACCACCGCGCTCCCAGACGAAGATGACGACCTGTGA